A section of the Microbulbifer pacificus genome encodes:
- a CDS encoding COX15/CtaA family protein, which yields MDVESDITELRKNYKKDWRFRLALIGTGLALVVVVLGAFTRLSHAGLGCPDWPGCYGHLMWPTASHEIEAANQAFPHAPVETDKTWPEMVHRYFAGTLMLLVVGLTYLFWRRRGHRGFYQSHILLSIILMQAAFGMWTVTLKLWPQVVTAHLLGGMTTLAVLWMLAERLRYRRRLIPPREFTALQKLRPLAVAAVVAVALQIALGGWTSSNYAALACPDFPTCHNQWWPAADFSQGFNIAQQIGPNYLGGALESDARTAIHITHRIGAIIVSLLVCLVALRAWQAGSPRWAQGLLAVLGLQVALGVANVMLSLPLPIAVAHNAGAALLLLSLLTFCYRINTVQPAIKNYP from the coding sequence ATGGATGTGGAATCCGATATCACCGAACTCAGGAAAAACTACAAGAAAGACTGGCGCTTTCGTCTTGCGCTGATCGGCACCGGGCTCGCGCTGGTGGTGGTGGTGCTCGGCGCGTTTACCCGCCTGTCTCACGCCGGGCTCGGTTGTCCGGACTGGCCCGGATGTTATGGTCATCTCATGTGGCCGACAGCAAGCCATGAAATTGAAGCCGCGAATCAGGCTTTTCCCCACGCGCCGGTAGAAACCGACAAAACCTGGCCAGAAATGGTGCATCGCTATTTTGCCGGCACGCTGATGTTGCTGGTGGTTGGGCTTACTTACCTGTTCTGGCGCCGCCGCGGCCACCGCGGTTTTTATCAGAGCCACATCCTGTTGAGCATTATCCTGATGCAGGCGGCATTCGGTATGTGGACGGTTACACTCAAACTCTGGCCACAGGTCGTTACCGCGCACCTGCTGGGTGGAATGACGACTCTGGCAGTGCTGTGGATGTTGGCGGAAAGGCTTCGCTACCGTCGGCGACTGATACCACCACGCGAATTTACCGCGTTGCAGAAACTCCGCCCGTTGGCTGTGGCCGCCGTAGTCGCTGTTGCCCTGCAAATCGCCCTCGGCGGCTGGACCAGTTCCAACTATGCGGCACTGGCTTGCCCGGATTTTCCCACCTGCCACAATCAATGGTGGCCGGCGGCTGACTTCAGCCAGGGTTTCAATATTGCTCAACAGATAGGCCCGAATTACCTCGGTGGCGCGCTGGAAAGCGATGCCCGCACCGCGATCCATATCACTCACCGCATCGGTGCCATCATTGTCAGCTTGTTGGTATGCCTGGTGGCCTTGCGTGCATGGCAGGCGGGCTCGCCGCGATGGGCGCAGGGACTGCTCGCGGTGCTGGGGCTGCAGGTGGCATTGGGCGTTGCCAACGTAATGCTGTCACTACCACTGCCGATAGCCGTAGCCCACAACGCCGGCGCAGCGTTGTTGTTATTGAGTCTGCTGACGTTTTGTTACCGCATCAACACGGTGCAACCAGCAATAAAAAATTACCCCTAG
- a CDS encoding SURF1 family protein, whose translation MTAPRKSQAIRDNAIPDGTANLSKETGEPSRAASVAFIRSWPLSILCWCLFPLLLGLGNWQVQRAQEKQQILDNIDGRLSTQPINITELQQAQPYTPVRLLGFYTDEYFYLDNRTRSGRVGYEILQVFESRLHGDRTRWLINRGWMPAGSLRSQLPEVTYPTYGTVISGFLYASDPAEPDQRDLKPIAPQSRIQQLDTALAEQLNLTRTSWHIRLSADSGTALTTDWPLVNVDPQKHRAYALQWFAMAASLVVLWLLAATNARQLVREKWFKKSAKET comes from the coding sequence ATGACAGCTCCCAGAAAGTCGCAGGCAATACGCGACAACGCAATACCAGACGGGACCGCCAACCTCTCCAAGGAAACCGGAGAACCATCGCGAGCCGCCAGTGTAGCATTTATCCGCAGCTGGCCACTCAGCATCCTCTGTTGGTGTCTTTTCCCCCTGTTGCTCGGGCTCGGCAATTGGCAAGTGCAGCGTGCACAGGAAAAGCAGCAAATTCTCGATAACATTGACGGGCGCCTGAGTACCCAGCCCATCAACATAACCGAGCTACAACAGGCGCAACCCTATACCCCAGTGCGCTTGCTAGGTTTCTACACCGACGAATATTTTTACCTCGACAACCGCACCCGCAGCGGCCGCGTCGGTTACGAGATCCTGCAGGTATTCGAATCCCGCCTTCACGGTGACCGAACACGCTGGCTCATCAACCGCGGCTGGATGCCGGCCGGTTCGCTGCGCAGCCAGCTGCCGGAAGTGACTTATCCAACCTACGGCACGGTCATCAGCGGCTTTCTCTACGCGAGTGATCCGGCGGAGCCTGACCAGCGAGACTTGAAACCTATCGCACCCCAAAGCCGTATCCAGCAGCTGGACACGGCACTGGCCGAGCAACTGAATCTAACCCGTACGTCATGGCATATCCGCCTGAGTGCAGACTCGGGTACAGCGCTCACAACCGACTGGCCACTGGTCAATGTCGACCCACAGAAGCATCGCGCTTACGCATTGCAATGGTTTGCCATGGCCGCATCGCTGGTGGTGCTATGGCTGCTGGCTGCGACCAACGCGAGGCAATTGGTACGAGAAAAGTGGTTTAAAAAATCAGCGAAAGAGACATAA
- a CDS encoding DUF2909 domain-containing protein, with amino-acid sequence MWLKAIIVLLFLAVLASLTSALFFLLRDMGAPESKRTLYALGIRITLAALLLLAIWYGFYSGILSNTAPWADKY; translated from the coding sequence ATGTGGCTAAAAGCAATAATCGTCTTGTTATTTCTCGCCGTGCTGGCCAGCCTGACCAGCGCCCTTTTTTTTCTGTTGCGCGACATGGGTGCACCTGAGTCCAAGCGCACGCTCTACGCACTGGGTATTCGCATCACGCTCGCCGCGCTGTTGTTACTCGCTATCTGGTATGGGTTTTACAGCGGTATTCTTTCCAACACCGCTCCCTGGGCTGACAAGTATTGA
- a CDS encoding cytochrome c oxidase subunit 3: protein MATESSSYYVPEQSRLPIFATIGIFLTAFGAANWVNGGSSYIFFAGALTIATVLWFWFATVIRENMQGLNSDQLKRSYVWGMGWFIFSEVMFFAAFFGALYYIRTFSLPWLGGEGDRGSSNMLWEGFQNTWPLMVTPDQAVSGNAAKVLGPKGIIDPWHLPLLNTFLLLASSVTVHIAHVFLKKNRRQAFNLWLGITILLGASFLFFQVEEYMEAYKHLGLTLESGIYGTTFFMLTGFHGAHVTLGTIMLLIMLLRSVIAHHFKPNDHFGFEAASWYWHFVDVVWVGLFIFVYVLGA from the coding sequence AAAGCAGCAGCTACTATGTTCCCGAGCAGTCCCGGCTGCCGATATTCGCCACCATTGGTATTTTCCTGACGGCCTTCGGTGCCGCCAACTGGGTCAACGGTGGCAGCTCGTATATTTTCTTCGCTGGTGCACTAACCATCGCCACGGTGCTGTGGTTCTGGTTTGCCACGGTCATCAGGGAAAACATGCAGGGCCTCAACAGTGATCAGTTGAAGCGCTCCTATGTATGGGGGATGGGCTGGTTCATCTTCTCGGAAGTGATGTTCTTCGCCGCCTTTTTCGGCGCTCTTTACTACATTCGCACCTTCTCCCTACCCTGGCTCGGCGGTGAGGGCGACCGTGGATCGTCCAATATGTTGTGGGAGGGGTTTCAGAATACCTGGCCGCTGATGGTGACCCCGGATCAGGCGGTAAGTGGCAATGCCGCCAAGGTGCTCGGCCCGAAAGGCATTATTGATCCCTGGCATCTACCGCTGCTGAATACCTTCCTGCTGCTCGCCTCCAGTGTCACCGTGCACATTGCCCACGTCTTTCTGAAAAAGAACAGGCGCCAGGCATTCAACCTGTGGCTCGGTATTACCATCCTGCTCGGTGCGTCATTCCTGTTCTTCCAGGTGGAGGAATATATGGAGGCGTATAAGCATCTCGGTCTGACGCTGGAATCCGGTATCTACGGCACAACCTTCTTTATGCTCACCGGTTTCCATGGCGCTCACGTCACGCTCGGCACCATCATGCTACTGATCATGCTGCTGCGTTCGGTGATCGCCCACCACTTTAAACCTAACGATCACTTTGGCTTTGAAGCGGCCAGTTGGTACTGGCACTTTGTGGATGTGGTATGGGTAGGGCTGTTTATTTTCGTGTACGTATTGGGCGCGTAA